The following DNA comes from Moritella sp. 24.
CATTAAGGCTGAGAACTGATGACGAGTCTCTACGGAGATGAAGTAGTTGATACCCGGCTTCCAGGAAAAACCTCTAAGCTTCAGATATAAGAGAATCGTACCCCAAACCGACACAGGTGGTTAGGTAGAGAATACTAAGGCGCTTGAGAGAACTCGGGTGAAGGAACTAGGCAAAATGGTACCGTAACTTCGGGAGAAGGTACGCCAATGATGGTGAAGGACTTGCTCCGTAAGCTATTGTTGGTCGCAGAGAAATGGTGGCTGCAACTGTTTATTAAAAACACAGCACTGTGCAAAATCGAAAGATGACGTATACGGTGTGACGCCTGCCCGGTGCCGGAAGGTTAATTGATTGGGTTAGACTTAGGTCGAAGCTCATGATCGAAGCCCCGGTAAACGGCGGCCGTAACTATAACGGTCCTAAGGTAGCGAAATTCCTTGTCGGGTAAGTTCCGACCTGCACGAATGGCGTAATGATGGCCACGCTGTCTCCACCCGAGACTCAGTGAAATTGAAATCGCTGTTAAGATGCAGTGTACCCGCGGCTAGACGGAAAGACCCCGTGAACCTTTACTATAGCTTGGCACTGAACATTGAACCTACATGTGTAGGATAGGTGGGAGACTGTGAAACATTGTCGCTAGATGATGTGGAGTCTATCTTGAAATACCACCCTTGTACGTTTGATGTTCTAACGTAGGTCCCTTATCGGGATTGCGGACAGTGTCTGGTGGGTAGTTTGACTGGGGCGGTCTCCTCCCAAAGAGTAACGGAGGAGCACGAAGGTTGGCTAAACATGGTTGGACATCATGTGGTTAGTGCAAAGGCATAAGCCAGCTTAACTGCGAGACAGACACGTCGAGCAGGTACGAAAGTAGGTCTTAGTGATCCGGTGGTTCTGAATGGAAGGGCCATCGCTCAACGGATAAAAGGTACTCCGGGGATAACAGGCTGATACCGCCCAAGAGTTCATATCGACGGCGGTGTTTGGCACCTCGATGTCGGCTCATCACATCCTGGGGCTGAAGTTGGTCCCAAGGGTATGGCTGTTCGCCATTTAAAGTGGTACGCGAGCTGGGTTTAGAACGTCGTGAGACAGTTCGGTCCCTATCTGCCGTGGGCGTTTGAGAATTGAGAGGAGCTGCTCCTAGTACGAGAGGACCGGAGTGGACGAACCACTGGTGTTCGGGTTGTTATGCCAATAGCATTGCCCGGTAGCTAAGTTCGGAACTGATAACCGCTGAAAGCATCTAAGCGGGAAGCAGGCCTCGAGATGAGTTCTCACTGGGACTTTAAGTCCCCTGAAGGGCCGTTGGAGACTACAACGTTGATAGGCAAGGTGTGTAAGTGCTGTGAGGCATTGAGCTAACTTGTACTAATTACCCGTGAGGCTTAACCATACAAATTAAAGTATGATTAATTGAAATAATCGACTTAAGAATAGATTGAACACTTTATGTTTTAAAGACTTCTTTATTTATAGCTTTTCAGATTTTAGAGATACAACTTGAAAGCAAACTAGATTTGCTTGGTGACCATAGTGTTACGGTACCACCTGATCCCATTCCGAACTCAGTAGTGAAACGTAATAACGCCGATGGTAGTGTGGGGCTTCCCCATGTGAGAGTAGGGCATCGCCAAGCGCCAAATTAGAGAGAGCCGATATCAGTGATGGTATCGGCTTTTTTGTGTCTAAAATTTAAGGAAAAAGGACGTTCCAGCTTGTAAAATGACAGGCACAAGTAACGTAATACGATTAAGCAGCAGTAGCTGTACATCAGAAAATAAAAAACCAGCCGTCGGCTGGTTTTTTACTTTAGCATTACGTTTCGCTAGATATTTATCTAATAGCTTAACGCCATTCTTTGAAGGTATTGATTAAGCCGTTAGTAGAGCTATCGTGACTATCAACCGATTGCTCGTCAGCTAACTCTGGTAGAATTTGATTTGCTAATTGCTTGCCTAATTCCACACCCCATTGATCAAAGCTGAAAATATTCCAGATAATTCCCTGCGCGAAAATCTTATGCTCATACATAGCTAATAATGAGCCAAGTGTTTTTGGCGTAAGTTGTTTGAACAAAATAGAGTTTGTTGGGTTGTTACCTGTAAAGGTTTTAAATTCAGCCAGTGCTGCAATATCAGCTTCAGACATACCTGAGCTTGTTAGTTCATCAATAACTGTTTGTTTTGATTTACCAAAAGCGAGCGCTTCTGTCTGCGCAAAGAAATTAGACATTAGTTTTACATGATGATCAGAGATCTTATTATGTGATTGCGCTGGAGCAATAAAATCACATGGAATTAATTTAGTACCTTGGTGAATCAATTGATAGAAAGCATGTTGACCATTTGTACCTGGTTCACCCCAAATAATAGGACCAGTTTGATAATCAACAGCGTTACCATCACGATCTACACTCTTACCGTTTGATTCCATGTTGCCCTGTTGGAAATAAGCGGCAAAGCGGTGCATGTATTGATCGTAAGGTAATATAGCTTCGCTTTCTGCACCAAAGAAGTTGTTATACCAAACTCCGATTAATGCGAGGATCACTGGAATGTTATCTTCTAGTGGTGTTTCAACAAAATGCTTATCCATTTCATGAGCACCGCTAAGTAATTCCTCAAAATTGTCGAAACCAACACTTAAAGCGATAGATAAACCAATTGCTGACCAAAGTGAGTAACGACCACCAACCCAGTCCCAAAATTCGAACATGTTTTTAGTATCAATACCAAATGCTTGAACAGCGGTTGCATTTGTAGATAATGCGGCAAAGTGAGAGGCTACATGCGCTTCATTTTCTGCACTTGCTAAGAACCATGATCTTGCACTGTGTGCGTTAGTCATTGTTTCTTGTGTCGTAAAGGTTTTTGATGCAATTAGGAAAAGCGTGGTTTCTGGATCTAAGTTTTTAAGTGTTTCCGCAATATGGGTACCGTCAACATTAGAAACAAAATGCATGTTCAAATGATTTTTGTAAGGTCTTAATGCTTCAGTTACCATGTAAGGACCTAAGTCAGAACCACCTATGCCAATGTTTACAATATCTGTAATCGCTTTACCGGTATAGCCTTTCCAGTTACCACTAATAATTTCATGACAGAATGTTTTCATTTGTGCTAACACTGCATTAACAGCAGGCATCACATCTTTACCATCAACCAAAATCGGAGTGTTACTACGATTTCTAAGTGCTGTGTGTAACACCGCTCTTTTTTCAGTTTGGTTAATTTGCTCACCTGTAACCATTGCTTTAATAGCAGTTGGTAAATTAACTTCATGAGCAAGTGCTGTCAGTTTTTTTAGTGTGCATTGGGTAATAATATTTTTAGAGAAGTCACATAAAATATTATTATCAAATTGCTTAGAAAACTGCTCAAATCTATTTGTATCATTAGCAAATAACTCGCTAATATTGGTTTTCTGCATGTCTGAGTAATGTGCTGTTAAAGCATGCCAAGCATTCGTTTCTGTTGGATTCATGATGTTATTTTTCACTTTTAACTAAATGGAATGTGGTAATTAATCTACATGTTGAGCTGGTAAAGCCACTTAAAGGTGATTGATTCGGATGTAGCTTAACTATATAAGTAATTTTATTACATAATAGGTATTATTCATAAAAAAATTATCGTTATTGTTAGGCTTATCGCGTTTTTACTTGATGTTACACCTTGTTACAAAAAATCTAATAAAAATCGTATAACTTGATACTTGACCTTACACTTAGGGTAAAGGTTATATTTTACCTATATTATCATTAATAAGGTTTTTTGTTATGTCTAAAACACTTTCAATAGGTATCGATGGTATGTCATGTGCGGGCTGTGCATCGAAGTTAGAGTCTGCTTTGAATGCCGAGAATGGCATAGAAGCAAGGGTTAACTTTGCTCTTGCTAGCGCGCAGATAAATATAACTGACCTTGGAACAAGCCATAGTATTAAATCTGTTTTAGATGGTAAGAACTATGACTATAAAACAGAGTCTTTATCACTGTCTATTAGTGGTTGGTCATGTGCGAATTGTGCTGCAAAAACAGTATCTAAATTACTAGCAAATAAACATATATTAACTGTCGATGCTAATTTTTCCAGTGAAAAAATAACCTTAACATATTTTTCTGGTGCGATATTTCCTGTTGATATTATTAATGAGATTACGATACTGGGTTATAAACCGACACTTAATCGTGGTAGCGTTGAGAATCAGACTGAAAGTTTAATTTCTCGTAAAGCTGAATTAAAAAATAAAAATAAGAAGCAGCTGTTATCCGTTATTATTGCTGCCTTATTAACATTACCGTTAGTGATTGGTATGTTAACTATGTTTATTGCCGGTTTTGATTTTGTGGTTCCGGTTTGGTTACAGTTATTATTATCGACACCAGTTCAATTCATTATCGGACGTCGTTACTATTTAGGTGCTTATCAGGCATTAAAGAATCGTTCTGCCAATATGGATGTACTTGTCGCTACTGGTACAAGTGCAGCTTATTTCTATAGTTTATATTTATTTCTAACCCTAGGCGAAATGGCACAAGGCTTGTTGTATTTTGAAGCAAGCGCGGTTGTGATAACGTTAATTAGCCTAGGTAAGTATTTAGAAGAAAATGCGAAACAAAATACGGCTTCGGCTATTCATGAATTAATGATGTTGAGACCGGAGGTTGCGAATGTCAAACGTGGTCATGAATGGTTAAAGTTACCTATTGAAGAAGTTATTGTTGGTGATGAAGTTAGGGTATTAGCTGGGGAAAAGGTTCCGGTTGACGGTGTTGTCGTTGATGGGAAAAGTGAACTAGATGAATCGATGATTACTGGGGAAAGCTTACCCGTGCTTAAAGAGCCTGGGGAAACAATTATTGGCGGTTCAATTAATGGCACTGGGGTTTTATTATTACGAGTTAATGCTGTTGGTAAAGATTCGAGCTTGAATAAAATTATTATGCTTGTTGAAGCTGCGCAAATGGGTAAAGCTCCTTTTCAACAGCTGGTTGATAGGATCAGTAATATTTTTGTACCAGTCGTGTTAGTGATCGCGACATTGACGTTTTTAACCTGGTATTTAGGATTTGGTGATTTTGAAAGTGGTTTGATTTCCGCCGTTGCAGTCTTAGTTATTGCTTGTCCTTGTGCTTTGGGGCTTGCGACACCTGCAGCATTAGTGACTGGTACCGGGGCTGCTGCTCGCCAAGGTATTTTAATTAAAGATATTGATACACTGCAAAAAGCGCATAAAATTACCGATGTCATGCTAGATAAAACTGGGACTCTAACCCAAGGTAAGCCTAAGGTTACGGCTGTCCATTGCTTTGATTATGATGAGACTAAGCTAATTAACAATGCGGCAGCTGTACAGCAGTTGAGTGATCATCCTCTAGCTAAATCAATTGTTACCTATGCGCAAGATAAACAATTCAAATTATTATCTGCTTCTAATGTTGAAACTATCATTGGTTATGGGATTAAAGGAACTGTTGAGGGGGCAAGGGTTATAATTGGTAACCGTCAATTGATGCTGGCGGAAGGGGTTGTTATTGAAGTTGGAGATGCGTTACTTGCTGACTTAAGTGAGAACTCAGGTTCAGAAATGTGGGTATCAGTTGCAGGTAATCTTGTTGGGTTATTTATTATTGCTGATATGCTTCGTGTCGAAAGTTGTTCCGCGATCTCGTTATTAAAACAGGCTCGAATTAATACTACTATGCTTAGTGGCGATAATGAGCTTGTAGTTGAAAAGATTGCGCAAACATTAAAAATTGATCATTATTATGCACAGGTAAAACCTGAAGATAAATCTCATTATGTGCAGGACAGACAAAGCTTGGGAAAAACCGTTGCTATGGTTGGAGACGGTATTAATGATGCTCCAGCATTAGCACAAGCTGACATTAGTATTGCGATGGGATCTGGTTCGGACGTTGCAATGGAAACGGCTAATATTACTTTATTAAGAAGTGATCCTCGTTTGGTTTCTGCTGCTATGGATATCTCAAAGCTTACTTGGCGCAAGATTCAGCAAAATTTATTTTGGGCATTTATTTTTAATCTTATCGGAATTCCTTTAGCTGCAACGGGCTATCTTAGTCCTGAATTAGCGGGTGCAGCGATGGCGTTTAGTAGTATTGCAGTATTGTCCAATTCACTGTTGATTAAGCGTTGGGTTCCTAAGTTTACTCAAGAGACTTAAGTGCAGAAGCATCCTGAAATACAGTGTTTAAATTATTTTATATCAGTTAAAAAACAGGTTATATGATGAAAAATATTAGTGCAGTTGCAAAAGAAGTCGGATTATCGACTAAAACGGTACGCTATTATGAAAGTATTGGCTTAACGTCTGAACCGATCCGCGGCGATAATGGCTATCGTTATTACAATCAACGAATTATAGCGGAGCTCTGTTTTGTTAAGCGAGCTCGTGATGCTGGCTTTAACCTTGAAGAGTGTAAAGAGTTAGTACTCCTTTATAAAAGTGAAGAGCGTACAGCTGCGCAAGTGAAAGCACTAACGCTAGAAAAAATTACTGATATCGAGGCTCGTATCGCGATATTACAAGGAATGCACAGTACTTTATTATCATTAGCGTCATCTTGTAAGGGCGATAACTCTTCAGACTGCGCTATTTTAGATCAGCTTTCTACTGAATAATTATCACTGTGGCTTACTTTCCAGTAAACTACGCGGTAAATAACAAGACAAAATAATTGCGACATACAAGGTTTTATATGACTGATTCAGCATTATCACGCGAAGACGAAATTTTATTATCAGATTGGTTATCAGGTGATGAAACACCAAAAGAAACATTATCATTAATTGCGATGAAAGGTTTCTTTTTTGGTTTAGTAGCAGCTCCTGCACCAGTAGAAACAGAAGATTGGATGGACATGATTTTTGGTGGTGCAGCCCCTCAAAATATCTCTGATGATAAATTATTCGCGATAATCTCTGTTTATAATGAAATCAGTGAACAGGTATATGAAACTGGCGCTAAATTACCAGCTGAATGTATTGCAACTACAAGCTTTGCTGATAACTTTAAATCAGGTGCAGCTTTAAATGATTGGTCGATTGGCTTTGCAATTGGCGCTGCTTTTTATTATGAAAGTCTAGTTAACTCTGTTGCTGATAATAATGAAATGAGCCAAGCATTACAAATGGCATATTTGTGTTTAAGCTATTTCTCGTGCGCAGGTACTGCACAGCAAATCGCAGAATTACAACAAAGTGAATGGGAAACATTTACGGAAACTGTTTTTGATATGATGCCAGACTTTATCGTTGCCTATGCTGATGTTATTGAGCAAGCGGCACTGGCAAGCGGAAACTTTGATGATGACGATTGGAACGATGACGAACTGATCGATTAATCTTTAATTTGAATAACCGTGAACATGCCATATTGTTCACGGTGTAACAATATCCTCTGTACGTCCCCCCTCTTTTTCCTGTCATTTATCTCCTTGCCCCTGTGTTATAAAAACACTTGATCCATTATGATGCTTTAACGTTATTTTTGAGTTTTGTAATCATACATAGGAAGTTTCATGTCTAAACAAGCAGATAAAATTCCAACTAATATCATCACTGGTTTTCTCGGTGTCGGAAAAACGACTGCTATTCAACAATTATTAAAACAAAAACCAGAGGGTGAGGTGTGGGGAATATTAGTTAATGAGTTCGGTCAAATCGGTATTGATGGTACTTTATTATCTGTATTTACCGAGACGTTAGCTGAACCAAAAAGTAATATTGTTATTAAAGAAGTACCTGGTGGTTGCTTGTGTTGTGTTGCTGGTTTACCGATGAAAATGGGCTTGAACATGCTAATCAGTAAAGCAAAGCCTGATCGTATTCTGATCGAACCAACTGGACTTGGGCATTTACAACAAGTTATTACTGACTTATCGGGTGAGTTCTATTGTGATGTTTTAGACCTTAAGGCAACCGTTTGTTTAGTTGACCCTCGCCATCTTAATGATCGTAAATATGTTGAGAACAACCATTTTCAAGATCAAATTAGTTTAGCGGATGTACTTGTTGCAAATAGAACTGAAGAATTAAATGAAGAAGATAAAGATGACTTTATGCATTTTAGTTCGGAGTTATTACCACACAAAGCGACAGTTTTGTGGACCAATTATGGTGAGATAACAATTGCAGCATTAGATACCCCGCTAAATCATGACCGTCGTTCCCTACATTTATCTGCACATCTAAAGCATACCCATCATCATGAAGCTGCAGGTTCTAAGCTAGAAATAGACCCGCGCTTTGAGCGTAATCATGGTGAAGGGCAAGGATTATTTAGTTATGGCTGGATTTTTAATCAACAGCAAGTTTTTAACTTAATGACTTTAGCGACTTTATTAGAACCCTTAGATGTTATTAGACTGAAAGCTGCGATTAAGACCGAACAAGGCTGTTTTACGATTAATAGCGTTAATGGTGAATGTGACTTTATGCCAGTGACAGACCTTGCTGAAAGTAAAATCGAAATTATTAGTATGTCTGAATTACCTTGGCAGAGTTTGGAAGAAGCTATTTGTGACAGTTTATTTGTGAATTAATAGACGCATTAATTCAACTATATTGCTCTATTAAAAGTAAGGTTGGTGATATCTAGCTTATTTATTTAATATTGTGGCGATATATTGCTGTCTGTGATGTTATTACCATCAACAAAACAATCATCAACTGATCGTTTTTACGTATACTTTATCTATTAACATTTTAATATAAATAGATATTAGGTGCTGTGATGACGGAACAGTTAAATAAATTCTTATTACGTATGCGACTTGGATACAGCAGCTAAGCCTTGAATGTGGTGCTTAGTTTGCTGATACGGCCACAGTTCGAAGATAAGTATTCATCATGACGATGTTACTATAAATACGTAAAAGGATCTTAATATGACAACGTTTAATCACCGTAAGTACCAAGCTTTCCCCGTTCTAAATATGCCTAATCGCCAATGGCCAAATAATACAATAACTAAAGCGCCAGAATGGTGTAGCGTTGATTTACGTGATGGCAATCAGGCGCTTATTGAGCCAATGACTGTTTCTCAAAAACGTCGTTACTACGAATTATTGTTAGAAATGGGCTTTAAACAAATAGAAGTTGGTTTTCCTGCTGCATCGACAATGGATTTTGACTTTGTTCGTTGGTTAATTGAAGAAAATAAAATACCGGATGATGTAACAATTCAGGTACTCACGCAGGCGCGTGAAAGTCTTATAGAAAAAACGTTTGCAGCGTTGAAAGGGGTTAAACAAGCCATTATTCATGTTTATAACTCTACATCAACAGTCCAAAGAGAACTTGTTTTTCAAAAAGACCGTCAAGGTATTATAGATATAGCAGTACAAGGTGCGACTTGGGTCAAGCAACATGCAGATGCAAACCCTGGTCCTCGTTGGCAGTTTGAGTACTCCCCAGAAAGCTTTTCGGGAACTGAGATGGATTTTGCTGTTGATATTTGCGATGCCGTCAATGCTGTTTGGGAGCCTACGATTGAGGCCCCTGTTATTATTAATCTACCTGCGACGGTAGAGATGTCAACGCCAAATGTGTTTGCAGATCAAGTTGAATGGTTTTGTGAACATGTAAAAAACAGAGATACGATTAAGGTGAGTATCCATACTCATAATGATCGAGGTTGTGCTGTGGCAGCTGCTGAGCTTGCTGTAATGGCTGGTGCAGACCGTATTGAGGGCACATTATTAGGAAATGGTGAACGTACTGGTAATATGGATATCATTACGATGGCTATGAATCTTTATAGTCAAGGTATCGACCCTGAGTTAAATTTAGGCGATATTGATAATATTATTGCGACTATAACTGAGTGTACGCAGCTACCTATTCACCCACGCCACCCTTATGTTGGCGAGTTAGTTTATACTGCTTTTTCAGGAAGCCATCAGGATGCAATCAAGAAATGCCTCGATCGTAGAGAGCCTGGAAGTAGTTGGAATGTAGCTTATTTACCTATTGATCCTACCGACTTAAACCGAACGCTAAAGCATGTAATCCGAGTTAACAGCCAGTCGGGTAAGGGGGGGATCGCTTATTTACTCGAACAGGAATATGGAGTCCAATTACCGCGTTGGTTACAAATTGAATTCTCTGGCGTGGTTCAGCAACACTCTGAAGCTACTGCTAGTGAACTGATGACACCGCAAATATGGTCGTTGTTTAAATCTACCTATGGTGATAATGGGCTGTCATATTTATTAGCGGATTATAATGTTAGCCATGGGAATATTGATAAAGTTCAAGCGCAATTGAGGGATGGTGATACAGTAACAAGTATTAGTGGTGAGGGAAGTGGTGCATTAACTGCTTTTATCGAGGCATTGAAACAGCATTTCGATATTGAGTTTGATGTTATTAATTTTAATGAGCACGCATTAAGTAAAGGTGCAGATGCGGATGCTATCGCTTATTTACAGGTTAAGACTGCAACGCAATCGGTTATTGGCGTCGCGATCCATAACGATATTTTGACAGCATCACTAACAGCATTATTAAATGCGGTGAGTCAGTTAGAGCCGATCAAAAAGATTATGGCTGCATAAATAATATAAATGGTGGGGATTAATTTAATACCCACCGTTTCTACCATAATTAATTTGGCTCACAAATATCAATAGCCCAAGGGCCTATGATCTCACCCCCTTGACCTTTATATACAAACTTAACGCCAATATTATCTTCGTGCGCTAATCGATAAATCGTATCTTTTTTATTTACGCACAAAGTATGACGAGTTTGTTTTTCTATTTGCTCAGGCTGCCAAACAAGATTACTGGCAGGTAATTGGTAAATTACAGTTAAAATCGAATTATAGCGATCAAATTTAAGGTGTTGATAATTATCAGCCATCTCTTGGTAGCGTACGATGGTGATATTATCTAATTTTGTTGGTTGATATTTGTAATTTTGTGTTGACTGACATCCGTATAACCCTGCACTAAATACGATAAATGCAAATAATCTTTTCATAAAACACCACTTCCTTGTGTCATTTTTATTGTTATTAACAATTGCGTATGTTAACACTCTGTTAACGTGGATGGCTATTGTTTTCAGATCGCTATGATCACATGTTAATACGGAAAAGATTATAAGACATTTTAGTTTGATGATCTGCCGGACGTTAAGGAGCTGGGGTAATACGGTATCTTTCTTTAATATCTGAGATTACTTTTTTAGTTTTAAAATAAAACTAATCGCTTTACCAAGTTGAAGATAGCGCTGTAAATCAGTTTTATCATATTTAGTTGATAGGTAGGTGATATTATTTCTGTTTTTCAGATAGCGAGATACTTGTAATCGATTGAAGTTACCTATTTTATATAGAATATTGAGCAAGGTACTGGCACTTTCATCATCTAGAGCAAGCTTTGTTGGGTATTCTGATTCTTTATAATCGATTTGCTGTAATACAATCTTTTTAATTAATTTTTTTTCTTCTAAATATTCCAACCATTGTTCAATTAATAATGGTTTACAACCTGCGAGTAAGTTGAAAAAGCCACCACTATCACTTTTGCACTGGGTCAGTAATAAGCAAGCAAAACTATCATCATTCGCACTGAAGCTGACTTCACCTGATTCTGTCCATAATAATGATGCAACTTGTATTGTTGCTTGTTCTTTATTGAAGCCTTCGCATTTGAAAATAAACATAATCAATTTAAATAATGGAAAAATTAATTATACGCAATTTTACCCATAAAAGAATATGCGGTTAATTGTGAACTGTAAATTTATGCACTTGATCTAGGCATACCTGAAATAAATGCTGAGCAGAGGGACTATTTTTGTCTATTGTTATTAGCTCATCGATTAATGTGGGTAATAGCGGCGATATATTACTTTGCTTTATTGTTGTCGGTAGTCCTGTGGTTACACGGGCTGAAAAAGATAATATATCGATTTGACTATCTGTCGTCGATTCAATTGCATATAAACAGTCGTGCGGCAGCCATATTGCAGATAAAGAAGTAAGGCTGATAAGTGTTTTGCCCAAACGAATATTGATATCACCATGGCGTAATATAAGTAGCTGGGCTTTATACTGACGTTGACGTTTCGTTTTTTCAGTCGCGGATAGGTTTAAACGGGTATGTTCAATAGGTAAAGACATGATAATTTCACTATGAGATAAAAATGTAGGCTTAAAATAATAGATATAGGAGGTTATAGCTATTGTGAGTATAGGTTGAATGTTATTTATCAAACTGTATGGGTCCTATTGCAGCCTGTTTGATTGCAATCTGAACAGTGTTTTATTTGGTTAAGGTTTTTGTTAATAAAGACTTGCCAAGTAAAGGTAGATCTCTATAATGCGACCTCACTGACACGGCAACAGCCGCTAAGTAAAGGTGTTTAAAAACAACTCAGGTTACTTTTTAAACGTCCTGAATAAAGCATAAATATGTGCTTGACTTCAAATTCGGTTTGCGTAGAATACGCAGCCTGACTACGACGAAAGGCGTCAAGGTCAACGCTCTTTAACAATTTATTCAAGCAATCTGTGTGAGTACTTACAGAGATATAATGACCAAAAATTATATCAATGTAATTATGAACATTAAATTAAATCGAAAGATTTGGTTTTATAAACAACAAACTTCGGTTTGTTGTTGAAGTACAGAATTCATTGAGCCGACTTGATACTTATTATCAGTAATGATTTTAGGCATCAGTCAAAAAACTTTTAATTGAAGAGTTTGATCATGGCTCAGATTGAACGCTGGCGGTAGGCTTAACACATGCAAGTCGAGCGGAAACGAAGAATAGCTTGCTATTCTGGCGTCGAGCGGCGGACGGGTGAGTAATGCTTGGGAATCTGCCTAGTCGAGGGGGACAACAGTTGGAAACGACTGCTAATACCGCATACGACCTACGGGTGAAAGGGGGCCTCTTCTTGAAAGCTCTCGCGACTAGATGAGCCCAAGTGGGATTAGCTTGTTGGTGAGGTAAGAGCTCACCAAGGCGACGATCCC
Coding sequences within:
- the leuA gene encoding 2-isopropylmalate synthase; amino-acid sequence: MTTFNHRKYQAFPVLNMPNRQWPNNTITKAPEWCSVDLRDGNQALIEPMTVSQKRRYYELLLEMGFKQIEVGFPAASTMDFDFVRWLIEENKIPDDVTIQVLTQARESLIEKTFAALKGVKQAIIHVYNSTSTVQRELVFQKDRQGIIDIAVQGATWVKQHADANPGPRWQFEYSPESFSGTEMDFAVDICDAVNAVWEPTIEAPVIINLPATVEMSTPNVFADQVEWFCEHVKNRDTIKVSIHTHNDRGCAVAAAELAVMAGADRIEGTLLGNGERTGNMDIITMAMNLYSQGIDPELNLGDIDNIIATITECTQLPIHPRHPYVGELVYTAFSGSHQDAIKKCLDRREPGSSWNVAYLPIDPTDLNRTLKHVIRVNSQSGKGGIAYLLEQEYGVQLPRWLQIEFSGVVQQHSEATASELMTPQIWSLFKSTYGDNGLSYLLADYNVSHGNIDKVQAQLRDGDTVTSISGEGSGALTAFIEALKQHFDIEFDVINFNEHALSKGADADAIAYLQVKTATQSVIGVAIHNDILTASLTALLNAVSQLEPIKKIMAA
- a CDS encoding heavy metal translocating P-type ATPase, with product MSKTLSIGIDGMSCAGCASKLESALNAENGIEARVNFALASAQINITDLGTSHSIKSVLDGKNYDYKTESLSLSISGWSCANCAAKTVSKLLANKHILTVDANFSSEKITLTYFSGAIFPVDIINEITILGYKPTLNRGSVENQTESLISRKAELKNKNKKQLLSVIIAALLTLPLVIGMLTMFIAGFDFVVPVWLQLLLSTPVQFIIGRRYYLGAYQALKNRSANMDVLVATGTSAAYFYSLYLFLTLGEMAQGLLYFEASAVVITLISLGKYLEENAKQNTASAIHELMMLRPEVANVKRGHEWLKLPIEEVIVGDEVRVLAGEKVPVDGVVVDGKSELDESMITGESLPVLKEPGETIIGGSINGTGVLLLRVNAVGKDSSLNKIIMLVEAAQMGKAPFQQLVDRISNIFVPVVLVIATLTFLTWYLGFGDFESGLISAVAVLVIACPCALGLATPAALVTGTGAAARQGILIKDIDTLQKAHKITDVMLDKTGTLTQGKPKVTAVHCFDYDETKLINNAAAVQQLSDHPLAKSIVTYAQDKQFKLLSASNVETIIGYGIKGTVEGARVIIGNRQLMLAEGVVIEVGDALLADLSENSGSEMWVSVAGNLVGLFIIADMLRVESCSAISLLKQARINTTMLSGDNELVVEKIAQTLKIDHYYAQVKPEDKSHYVQDRQSLGKTVAMVGDGINDAPALAQADISIAMGSGSDVAMETANITLLRSDPRLVSAAMDISKLTWRKIQQNLFWAFIFNLIGIPLAATGYLSPELAGAAMAFSSIAVLSNSLLIKRWVPKFTQET
- a CDS encoding GTP-binding protein, translating into MSKQADKIPTNIITGFLGVGKTTAIQQLLKQKPEGEVWGILVNEFGQIGIDGTLLSVFTETLAEPKSNIVIKEVPGGCLCCVAGLPMKMGLNMLISKAKPDRILIEPTGLGHLQQVITDLSGEFYCDVLDLKATVCLVDPRHLNDRKYVENNHFQDQISLADVLVANRTEELNEEDKDDFMHFSSELLPHKATVLWTNYGEITIAALDTPLNHDRRSLHLSAHLKHTHHHEAAGSKLEIDPRFERNHGEGQGLFSYGWIFNQQQVFNLMTLATLLEPLDVIRLKAAIKTEQGCFTINSVNGECDFMPVTDLAESKIEIISMSELPWQSLEEAICDSLFVN
- the cueR gene encoding Cu(I)-responsive transcriptional regulator, whose protein sequence is MMKNISAVAKEVGLSTKTVRYYESIGLTSEPIRGDNGYRYYNQRIIAELCFVKRARDAGFNLEECKELVLLYKSEERTAAQVKALTLEKITDIEARIAILQGMHSTLLSLASSCKGDNSSDCAILDQLSTE
- the pgi gene encoding glucose-6-phosphate isomerase; translation: MNPTETNAWHALTAHYSDMQKTNISELFANDTNRFEQFSKQFDNNILCDFSKNIITQCTLKKLTALAHEVNLPTAIKAMVTGEQINQTEKRAVLHTALRNRSNTPILVDGKDVMPAVNAVLAQMKTFCHEIISGNWKGYTGKAITDIVNIGIGGSDLGPYMVTEALRPYKNHLNMHFVSNVDGTHIAETLKNLDPETTLFLIASKTFTTQETMTNAHSARSWFLASAENEAHVASHFAALSTNATAVQAFGIDTKNMFEFWDWVGGRYSLWSAIGLSIALSVGFDNFEELLSGAHEMDKHFVETPLEDNIPVILALIGVWYNNFFGAESEAILPYDQYMHRFAAYFQQGNMESNGKSVDRDGNAVDYQTGPIIWGEPGTNGQHAFYQLIHQGTKLIPCDFIAPAQSHNKISDHHVKLMSNFFAQTEALAFGKSKQTVIDELTSSGMSEADIAALAEFKTFTGNNPTNSILFKQLTPKTLGSLLAMYEHKIFAQGIIWNIFSFDQWGVELGKQLANQILPELADEQSVDSHDSSTNGLINTFKEWR
- a CDS encoding UPF0149 family protein encodes the protein MTDSALSREDEILLSDWLSGDETPKETLSLIAMKGFFFGLVAAPAPVETEDWMDMIFGGAAPQNISDDKLFAIISVYNEISEQVYETGAKLPAECIATTSFADNFKSGAALNDWSIGFAIGAAFYYESLVNSVADNNEMSQALQMAYLCLSYFSCAGTAQQIAELQQSEWETFTETVFDMMPDFIVAYADVIEQAALASGNFDDDDWNDDELID